One Triticum dicoccoides isolate Atlit2015 ecotype Zavitan chromosome 4B, WEW_v2.0, whole genome shotgun sequence genomic window carries:
- the LOC119292008 gene encoding nuclear receptor coactivator 2-like — protein sequence MLVRSASTPVLGALHAASGTGGHSPAVHFAESSPTVAYHPPAISCSLSAGGGGGSGSDHDRSRGGGLRRACSDGNLAALGGPADDHHHHLPPRSRPALETIQSFTARDGARDEEEEEEDDDADQETSFGQFGFGSTYAQEHPLFLARGLGIDRLGSGLLSADCGGGIDGGAGGGYLAASGGGGGDRSGIEIHYKRLIGEDPCNGLFLRNYAQFLYQVKGDRRRAEEYYSRAILADPDDGELLSEYARLVWEVHGDEERASSYFDRAARADPHNSHVLAAQAAFLWDTDDGAGPEDDDAMSYTGFPAAHPSMASATS from the exons ATGCTGGTCAGGAGCGCGTCCACGCCGGTGCTCGGCGCGCTGCACGCGGCATCCGGGACcggcggccactccccggccgtccacttcgccgagtcctcgcccacggTCGCCTACCACCCGCCGGCCATCTCCTGCAGCCTGtccgccggcggtggcggcggctcgggCTCGGACCACGACCGCTCCCGCGGCGGCGGCCTGCGCCGCGCGTGCTCGGACGGCAACCTCGCCGCGCTGGGCGGCCCCGcggacgaccaccaccaccacctgccgcCGCGCTCCAGGCCGGCGCTCGAGACGATCCAGTCGTTCACGGCGCGCGACGGGGCcagggacgaggaggaggaggaggaggacgacgacgctgACCAAGAGACGAGCTTTGGGCAGTTCGGCTTCGGCAGCACGTACGCGCAGGAGCACCCGCTGTTCCTGGCCAGGGGCCTCGGGATCGACCGGCTGGGCTCGGGCCTGCTGAGCGCCGACTGCGGGGGcggcatcgacggcggcgccggggGCGGCTACCTGGCGGCCTCCGGCGGCGGGGGAGGGGACCGCTCCGGCATCGAGATCCACTACAAGAGGCTCATCGGCGAGGACCCCTGCAACGGCCTCTTCCTCAGGAACTACGCGCAGTTCCTCTACCAG gtGAAAGGGGATCGGCGGAGGGCGGAGGAGTACTACTCCCGCGCGATCCTGGCGGACCCCGACGACGGCGAGCTGCTGTCGGAGTACGCGAGGCTGGTGTGGGAGGTGCACGGCGACGAGGAGCGCGCGTCCAGCTACTTCGACCGGGCGGCCAGGGCCGACCCGCACAACAGCCACGTCCTCGCCGCGCAGGCCGCCTTCCTGTGGGACACGGACGACGGCGCCGGGCCCGAGGACGACGATGCCATGAGCTACACCGGGTTCCCGGCCGCTCACCCGTCCATGGCTTCCGCCACGAGCTGA
- the LOC119292010 gene encoding 54S ribosomal protein L19, mitochondrial-like gives MATLKDVATRKPILATIRLLVPAGAARPAPPVGPALGFYRLNLMAFCKDFNARTQKYKAETPMQVTLTAYKDSTFEFVVKSPSVSWFLKKAAGIETASSRPGHNMATSLSLRHVYEIAKLKQSDPFCKHMSLEALCKSIIGTAKSMGIEIVKDL, from the coding sequence ATGGCAACACTTAAAGATGTGGCAACACGGAAGCCTATTCTAGCGACAATCCGCCTCCTAGTTCCTGCTGGAGCTGCGCGCCCCGCACCGCCTGTCGGGCCAGCTCTGGGTTTCTACAGGCTCAATCTGATGGCCTTCTGCAAGGATTTCAACGCCAGGACACAGAAGTACAAGGCGGAGACTCCGATGCAAGTCACGCTGACCGCCTACAAGGACAGCACCTTTGAGTTCGTAGTCAAGTCGCCCTCGGTCTCATGGTTCCTCAAGAAGGCAGCGGGCATCGAGACCGCGAGCAGCCGGCCGGGCCACAACATGGCGACGTCCCTCTCGCTCCGCCATGTCTACGAGATCGCGAAGCTGAAGCAATCTGACCCGTTCTGCAAGCACATGTCGCTGGAGGCCCTGTGCAAGTCCATCATCGGCACGGCCAAGTCCATGGGCATCGAAATCGTCAAGGATCTCTGA